Sequence from the Peromyscus eremicus chromosome 4, PerEre_H2_v1, whole genome shotgun sequence genome:
tttttttttccttgtggagCCAGTTGTGGGATTTTGCTGCCGGACAGTAAAGCCCTCTGTTGGCAAACACAAAGCCTGGCCTACTTTCCTCAGCCCTTAGGCTTCCTTATTCTCTAACCCTAGTCCCTAGAGGACTACTGAGACCCCAGGGACCACTTTCTCCTTTATCCTGGGCAATGCGCAATCAGAAACCTGTATTGGGAGTTCCCTCATGGTTTACAGGGCACTGGCCCACCTTCCTAGGactttggacacacacacacacacacacacacacacacacacacacacacaatgtatacaAAGTTGAGTGTTCATTGTTAGAATACTTGCCTGGCTAGTATATACCTGGTTTCTTCACATCTGGCCTCAGCCTCACTAGCCTGGCTTAGTTAGAACTCTTATCCAGAAACATGAACAGGAGCACACTAAAATTCTGGGATCTTGGTGTCTGCAGCCAGGCTGACAGGAGATGGCTATGGGACACCTGACTCATGGGGGAAGGTTGTTTTCAAAGGAAGTGCTGGGTGCCCAGAGATACTGGATACTGGAGATCGTGGAGTGGAGGTTCTGGGCAAGAGACACACTGGAAAAGTGTAGGTGGACAGGTAGGTGGTGGAGGTAGGGGACAGAATTATGGTAATTGTTAGAGGCTaaagagagggataggcaggctGTAGGTAGGAACAAGTAGTGAGGTGGTTGTAGAATTGGAGTGAGTATGTGTCTCTGGGCCTTCCTTCCCTCTGCATCAGGTAATGCAGAGTGACATTTCACCAGGTTTAGACAGCAAACACCTGCCCAAGCGCCTTCCAAGccttggaggcagaggctagaAAGAAACGGTTTTAATGGGTGCTTAGCTTTGGTGGTTCTGCCTGAGTGCCCTAACTACATCCAAACCATGTATTTCCTTTTTCCGTACCACCTGCCTGGCCAAACTCCTAGCCCAAAGAACAGTAGTGGCTGAGGTTGGACCCCTTGTCAGCCAGAGGGTTAGAAATCCGCCCACAGCAATAGGGCTGCCCTGACCTCCACCAGGTTCTTAGAGGGCCTTGGCCAGCCTGCCCTTCTCGAGGGAGCCGGTCTTTTCCCTGCGCCTCTACCCTGCATGGATGTGGTCTTGTGGCCAGCGGCGCTTAGTTCCTTCTGCATGTCTGAGGCCACTGGCAACTGCCGCCCACGTCCAGATCTGTCCCATCCCAGTTTTGAAAAGCCCCTTATTTATAACTTTTATACTGTGGCGCCTGTCTCCTCCCCGGCTGTACGGGGTGGGGCTGTTTTAACGTCTCGTTTGTACtgatgtatgaaattgtcaataaACACAATCATTTGTTAACTGGCTAGCAAAATCCGAAGGAAGCGCCGCTTGTCGCACCTCCTGAGGGGCGGGGCGAGGGCGGAAATAGGGGCGGGGCTGCGAGCCTAGAGCGGAAATAGGGACGGGTTCTCTCCCCACGGGCGTCATGGCGGAGGCGGCCCTGGATACGGTGCGGAGGGCGTTGCAGGAGTTCCCGGCGGCGGCTCGCGGTGAGTGGCGTCCGCGCGAAGAGAGCGTGGAGAGAGCCTGGggtactggaactcactcaggTCTTGTGTGCACGAGTCGCCGACTGGTGGCCACACATTTTCGTATGTTACCCTCGTCTAGCTAGCGGACGAGTCCTCAGCTGATGGTTGCACGGCCTGGTGCCTTCATGGGGTGCAGCTGTGGTTTTGTTCAAGGCCCAGCGCAGCTCCGGCGGTAGTCGTAGTGCCGTTCTCAAAGCCAGCAGGTGCTGAGTCCCTGTGCTCTGCGTCGCTGCCCTTTCGGTACAGAAGATTCTTTAACCTCAGATGTCCCGGATGCTGGTGACTTTTGAGGAGAGAAGCAGGCGACTGCCCTCGTTCACTCACGCGAACTCCAAGCTTTGAGGATTGTAGAGACCCACCCAAGCAATATTGGCTGTTCCGCTACTAGGTGTTAGGTTCCTTCTTTGCTCCTCACTACGTCAttccttctttccccctttttaCTAAGTCATTTCTTACTGAACAGCAGTGCGGGCAGTTCTGCGCAATGTAAATAAAGTAAGATTCACTCCCGCCCCTTGTCTGTCCAGTAGGACTCTGTTTTATTGTTCCTGCTAAGCATACTTTGCTGCACTGTCCTAGAGGGCATTTCAAGTGCCTCTGTCTCAAATTTTCACACCTGTGAACCAGTGCACCCATTATTGATAGGAATGCAGGTGTTTTAACCTCTTGTTTTCAATAATTCTGCTGCAACTACTTgactgttcatttaacaaaatTTAAGTACCTCTATGTGCCAGAATGTGTGTTCAGTGTTTTTAAATTTGGCAATAAGTGCCTTTATCTtcggagccatctcaccagcccaggggtatTTAGGTTATCTCATTAAAGAAacagtctggagagatgactgagtgggtaaagtgcttaagcacgtgatgacctgagttcagatccacctGATGATTATATGTCTGATGCAGTTCCAGAGCTGGAAAGCAAAGACTAGGGGACCCcaggggtttgctggccagccagcctagcaactgctgagctccagattcagtgagagactttgtctcagaaaataaagtggaaatGGTAGACATCTGATGCCACCTTCCTCTGTATATGCATGCACAGGCATatacagccccccccccacacatacacacacacacacacacagagagagagagagagagagagagagagagagagagagagagagagagagagagcgcgagcgatCTGTTTCCATACAACTTCAATTCTCAGGGAGTAAACAATTATGTGAGCATCCCAGCTGTGTCCCAAGTGGTTTAGAGGATGGTTGCAGGGTCCACTAAGGGTGTGTACCTGTAATGTATAGGGAACAGCAAGGGCTGTAAGCCTGGAGCAGGCTCTGtgttcatgtttatttttgtcagttAAATTCTTAACAGAATTGCTGGGTCAAAGGAATTATGTGGAGTTCAGTTTGAAGCTCTAAGGGAAAGATGTAGGCATTCTCTAAAGGAAATGGTGAACAAATAAAACTGGTATAGTTAAAGAAAATCCAAAGGATAGAAAAGGGCAGTTttacaccaggtggtggtggcacatgcctttaatcccagcactcaggaggcagctgcAGACTGAtttctcagttcaaggccagcctggtctacagagagagttccaggacagcaagggctacatggagaaaccctgtttcaaaaacaaaacaaaacaaaacaaaacagtttctaCACATTTTTAAACTCTAGGGTAGAGTAACACAGTGGCGGTGTTTTCCTAGCAGGtaggaggccctggattcaatcccaaaGAGCAACTCAGTTGTTCTGAGCCCCAGTTCCCTTCTAAGATTACTGCTTTGTGGGGTTCCTGTTCCTCCCTCCCAGGTCTGCTTGGTGATTCTTACCCCTGTTCAGGGTAGCAAGTACATGCTGAGCTCTCTGCAGTTTTCCTGGGCCCACCAATGTCTTCCCATGTGGTTCCAGTGTCCAATTTAAAGATACTCCCTTTCTGACTGATGGCAAGGGAGGGTAGTCAGAATGGAGATGTAACTAGGGTGAGCATGAACTCAGGAGTAAAATGAATGCCATAGACATCTGTCAAGGGTTGCAGTAACTGTTGCTTGGGACCAAAGCATTCGGTCAGACATTAAGGCTGAAAGTTAACAAAGCAAAGCGCTCTGCCCTCCTAAAAGCCAAGACAGTGAGTGGCAGGAACGTAGACCAGCCAGAGCAGAGGGCATGTGGTCAGTGTCAGGCATGACACAGGAACAaatcagactgggaaaaaaagtgaGCTAGGCTTAGTCATGGAGCAGCCTGAACGCATGCCAAGGTGGACTGAATTCTGCCAGGGGTAGCAGTAAGCCATCCAAGGAGTCTTCACTAGGTGTATGACAAGATGAGATTGCATttcagatagatgatagatgctCTTGAAAGGGAGTGGAATTCGACCAGAAGGACCAGATTGCTCACTGCAGCAACCATCCAGCCGGAGTGTGGGGCACTTTCCTTTGACTTTGTATTTGCTGAGCACCTACTGGGTGCTGAGCAACTACTGTGTGCTGAGGCGCTAGAGATGTCAGGAAACATGGCAGTCATTCCAGCCATTGTGGTGATGTTTCTATTCTGCTGAAAGagacagataataaataaatgagtggaAAAAAATACACAGGGCCAGGTAATGATAAATCTGTGGAGAAAAACTAAATAGGCAAGGAGGTAAAGACGGTTTCTAACAAGTGACAGTTTGAAGGGGTGGTCAGGGAAGGAGGCCTATCAGTGTGACATTGGACCCAAAGCAGCAGAGGGACGGGAAGGGtggttttaagagaaaaaagggtaGAATCAACAGGACTTAGAAATAGCTAGGCCAAGGGCAGGATTGGGTAGGATAAACCAAAAGAGATTTCAGAGTCAGGTGTCCTGTCACACAtgcagtatggccttgaacttgtttcATAGCTGAGGGTggctctgaactcctgatcctcctgctgccACCCCCCAGGTGCTAGGTTTACacatgtgagccaccacacccagtttaaagGTGACTCAGAGCTGCTTAAAATGTCTCTGTAGGTGGCACAGTGCCCAAGTTGTTGGCCCTAGGTGGCCAAGGATGCTGCTGCTGTTCCATGAGACCCAGAGCTCAGTGCAgcccctgcctggcttctggtggTGTCATTGGTCAGTTATCTCCCTGGATAGATAGGCTGTGAACCGCTTGAGATGATGGGATCATCCTCTGATACCCACACCGACCAGGCCCAATGCTGGGCCTGTTTCAGATGCTCAGTGAATGTCATCATTGGAGGGGCATCCCAGAGCCAGGCTCCATCCTAGTCAGCCTGTGGCCACCAGCTCAGTGACTCCCTTTCCTAATGGATGCTGCTGAGCAACTGCTTCTCCAAGGTTAGGAAGTAAGGGATCAACTGCAGACTTCTGTGGTCAGCAGCAGCCTTGCCTGGGATGTCCATGATAGAGGATTTCCTGTGCAAACAAGTGTAACAGAAGTTGGGTACCACTGATTGCAGAGCCCTGCTCCCCATTTTTTCTTAAGACCTCAGTGTACCTCGTGTTGTGCCCTACCTGGATGAGCCCCCGAGTCCACTCTGTTTCTACCGGGATTGGGTGTGCCCCAATAGACCCTGCGTTATCCGAAACGCCCTGCAGCACTGGCCGGCCCTCCAGAAGTGGTCCCTTTCCTACCTGAGGTAAGGTTCCTTTCTGGGGTGGGACGGACCAGGGACCGTTAGCAGCAGACTACAGACCAAGCCTCCATCCATTCCTTCAGAGCCACAGTGGGCTCCACAGAGGTGAGTGTGGCCGTGACCCCAGATGGTTATGCGGATGCTGTGCGAGGGGACCGGTTTGTGATGCCTGCTGAACGTCGCCTGCCCATCAGCCATGTGGTGGATGTGTTGGAGGGTCAGGCCTGGCACCCAGGAGTCCTCTATGTGCAGAAGCAGTGCTCCAATCTGCCCACTGAACTACCCCAGCTTCTGTCAGACATCGAGTCCCATGTGCCCTGGGCCTCTGAGTCACTGGGTGAGCGGAGGGGACAAGAGGCAGGCCATGGGGATGAagtcggggtgggggggggttcAGCTTGCTTACTCATTCTCTGTCTTTGGTGTTGGCTCTGTGGGGTCGGGTGCCACCTACCTGCCGACCCCAGGctttgacataaaaacagacacccCGAAACAGCTGCTGCCCCTTCTGCCCCAGGGGTCACATTTCCAGTGTCACCTTGCCCCAgactccttggcattcctttgCCCCCACCCGGATTTCTGAATAGCTGCCCTGTGCATAGGTGGTCCTCAGCCCTGTACTAACTCTGTCCCACAGGAAAGATGCCTGATGCTGTGAACTTCTGGCTGGGTGAGGCAGCTGCGGTGACATCCTGTAGGTGTGGGGACTCCTGAAGTGGGGAGGGAGCTGGTGGGCTAGAGGGAAGAAAGGTGGGCCCAGAGGGAgtagctggcctcaaatttcttGTGGTATTTCGGGACTAGGACACCACAAAGGATCTCTCCTGATGGTGGGGGCATTGGAGACAGGGTACGCCATACCCTCTAGGTCTCTTTGAGAAGCCTCTTCAAGTCAGGTGGATAGTGGAGCAGGGCTGCTTCTGCTTCCCCTCCTGAGGAAGGGGAGCCAAGTTCTGTGATGCTTGCTGGAGTCCTCGGAGTCTCCCCAAGACCGCTGGTCCTGTGTGGGTTTTTCCTTTCACTGTAGGTTCTGTTGGGGTGTGGGGCTGAGGGCAGGCGGGCTGTTTTTCTCCCCACAACTCCAGGTCTTCCGTATGTTGACAGTGCACAAGGACCACTATGAAAATCTGTACTGTGTGGTCTCTGGTGAGAAACACTTCTTGTTACATCCACCCAGTGACCGGCCCTTCATTCCCTATGGTAGGTCACATGGCCTAAAAGGAGCTGGTAGCCAGTGGTGGAGGGCGGGCGAGCACCAAGAGTCCAGGCCTGAGGTGTAGCCTCAGGACCCCAGCCCTCTGGTCTCAGCATGCGGGGACACTGGGCTGGTTGTGGTAAGGGAGAGCCTGACAGACTGTTGGTCACTTATCTCCCTGACCTTGCCTTCAGATTTGTACACACCAGCAACCTACCAGCTGACTGAAGAGGGCACTTTTAAGGTGGTGGACGAGGAGGCCATGGAGAAGGTGTTTGTTCTGTTCTTGGGCTCTGGGGAAGGGTAGGCTCCCAGGGAGTAGGCACAGAGGGTCTGGGGAGGTGACATCCCTTTCTGAAAATCCCTAGTCTGTGGCTTTTCaaggctgggaggagaggggcCAGAGCTAGAGATCTGAGGATCCTCAGGGCCCACAGGCAGCTGCTGTGTCTCTAGGTGCCCTGGATCCCACTGGACCCCCTGGCTCCAGACCTGGTCCGGTACCCCAGTTACAGCCGGGCACGGGCCCTTCACTGCACAGTGCGGGCCGGTGAGCTGTTGTACCTGCCGGCTCTGTGGTTCCACCATGTCCAGCAGTCCCACGGCTGCATTGCTGGTAAGGAGCACCCAGGGCACCCGGGGCCCAACAAGGCATTGGGTGGGAGGGCCTCCTGCTTCAAAGAAGGGCCCTCACATCCGGGTCCCTCTCTTCTCCACAGTGAATTTCTGGTATGACATGGAGTATGACATCAAGTACAGTTACTTCCAGCTGGTGGACTCCCTCACTAGGGCCGCAGGCCTTGACTGATGGGACCCTCACAGACACTGCAAAGGACAGCCGATGTGGGAGGTCGATTCTAGAAGCAGCCTAGAGTTTGACTATGCGCTGGCTGCTGCCTGGGTTCCTTCATGGGCTGAGAATATAGTTGGAGGACCAGGAGATGCCAGGCAGGTCTGGGTGAGGGTGCCCAGGAAGTTGCCACACAGGTGACAAGGAAGCGTGGATCAGGTCCAGCAGTGCCTCTCCTGTGCTGTGACCTTGGGTGAGTCAGGGCGTGTCAGCATCGGTCCTCTGGCTGTAAAGTGGAGATAATAATGGCTCTAGCTCCCAGGACTGCTGTGGGGCTAGACATGGACCAGCATAGAGGAAGCAGTCAATAAAAGGTGGCGTTGATGTGTCTCTTCTCATAGTTGCCTTCCACGGCCTGCTGAGGGCTTAAATGTTCAGGTAAAAGTTTCAAGGTGGTCCTGATGGAGGGGCATAAGCCAGATCCAGGCCTGGCATGGATGCTACCCACAACAAGTCCCTGGCTGGCCGGGACTTGACGGGCTCGGGGCCACCAATGCTATCTCTAGCTTGGTCCCAAACTGTTTGCTTTTCCTCCCTCAGCTCCAGGGAAGCTGCTGGGTCTGGAGCCCTGAGGGTAGGTAACCCCTGTCCTACAAGTATGAACAGGAAGTGATGGGAACCATGTTCCTCCTGAGCTGTTCTCTGAGGAAAGAGTTGATCTCCACACCCAGACTCCTTCTCACCCAACTAAAGAGCTGGGAGAGCCCCTATCCCCACATGCCAACCCACTGGCCTCATCTCTGGCCACCCAGCTCCAGGGGTGGAGGCAGCCTAGGCACAGCTTTGAAGGGCTGTTTTATGTGAAAGCCACTCCCCTGCAAGGTTGTGATGGAGCCTGAGGTACTTTTCTGAGATTGCCCAGGGCTCCAGTTCAGACTGGGCATTCCTGTCATACTGGCACTGGGGAGGTTGCGAAAGGACCCACGACGACATGATGCGCAGCCCCACTGTTCACTGCTGTTTTGGCGGGCCACGGTCTGCTGACCTGCTCAGCCCATGGCAGCAAATTCTCCTAAAAGCCCTCCTCCAAGTTAGGGCTGGTTGGGACAGTGGACTTCAGGGAGACTGTGGCTAGCTCCAGGAGGTGTCACTGACTCCAGCATTGGCTTAAGGTGTCTCACTTCCTGGGCAGGTGGCTGGGTCAGCAGTGGGTGTGGGGCTTGGGTGGAGCGGAGGACTCTGTGGGAGGGATTTGAGAGGAATGTGTGGGCAGTTGGCTCACC
This genomic interval carries:
- the Jmjd7 gene encoding bifunctional peptidase and (3S)-lysyl hydroxylase JMJD7 isoform X2 is translated as MAEAALDTVRRALQEFPAAARDLSVPRVVPYLDEPPSPLCFYRDWVCPNRPCVIRNALQHWPALQKWSLSYLRATVGSTEVSVAVTPDGYADAVRGDRFVMPAERRLPISHVVDVLEGQAWHPGVLYVQKQCSNLPTELPQLLSDIESHVPWASESLGKMPDAVNFWLVHKDHYENLYCVVSGEKHFLLHPPSDRPFIPYDLYTPATYQLTEEGTFKVVDEEAMEKVPWIPLDPLAPDLVRYPSYSRARALHCTVRAGELLYLPALWFHHVQQSHGCIAVNFWYDMEYDIKYSYFQLVDSLTRAAGLD
- the Jmjd7 gene encoding bifunctional peptidase and (3S)-lysyl hydroxylase JMJD7 isoform X1, whose product is MAEAALDTVRRALQEFPAAARDLSVPRVVPYLDEPPSPLCFYRDWVCPNRPCVIRNALQHWPALQKWSLSYLRATVGSTEVSVAVTPDGYADAVRGDRFVMPAERRLPISHVVDVLEGQAWHPGVLYVQKQCSNLPTELPQLLSDIESHVPWASESLGKMPDAVNFWLGEAAAVTSLHKDHYENLYCVVSGEKHFLLHPPSDRPFIPYDLYTPATYQLTEEGTFKVVDEEAMEKVPWIPLDPLAPDLVRYPSYSRARALHCTVRAGELLYLPALWFHHVQQSHGCIAVNFWYDMEYDIKYSYFQLVDSLTRAAGLD